One Photobacterium sp. TY1-4 genomic window carries:
- a CDS encoding ACT domain-containing protein: protein MTGMTDLDQLLRHMEPRLRDGEFVFCTTPTLNDALFIRLKPLATFREDEGLTLVLDKNLARENGFAAAPVFRAITLTVHSSLEAVGLTAAVAGKLAEKGISANVVAAYYHDHIFVQAEKAQLALAALAELSAQ, encoded by the coding sequence ATGACAGGAATGACGGACCTCGATCAGTTGCTGCGTCATATGGAGCCCCGGCTTCGGGACGGTGAGTTTGTGTTTTGTACCACGCCGACCTTGAATGATGCCTTGTTTATCCGGCTCAAGCCGCTCGCGACTTTCCGGGAAGACGAAGGGCTGACCCTGGTGCTGGACAAGAATCTGGCCCGGGAAAATGGCTTTGCGGCAGCGCCGGTTTTTCGCGCGATCACCCTGACGGTGCATTCCAGCCTGGAAGCGGTTGGCCTGACCGCCGCTGTGGCCGGTAAACTGGCTGAAAAGGGGATCAGCGCCAATGTGGTGGCTGCCTATTACCACGATCATATTTTTGTCCAGGCGGAAAAGGCGCAGCTTGCGCTGGCCGCACTGGCTGAACTGAGTGCCCAATGA
- a CDS encoding DUF1737 domain-containing protein gives MQYKIVCDKHEFEFEKKINELMNDGWRLYGEVVVNLVSSDHELTCWYTQSMVKDD, from the coding sequence ATGCAATACAAAATTGTCTGTGACAAACATGAATTTGAATTTGAAAAAAAAATCAACGAGCTGATGAATGATGGCTGGCGGCTCTATGGAGAAGTCGTGGTTAATCTGGTCAGCAGCGATCATGAACTGACCTGCTGGTACACCCAATCAATGGTGAAAGATGACTGA
- a CDS encoding VIT1/CCC1 transporter family protein, translated as MKANVNEELLRSHQPEMIRKRLAKPPESQNISDAVLGGIDGCVTTFAVVSAAAGAGLPASVAVILGIANLLADGFSMAVSTYESHRAEQDYAQSLRDMEEAHIDLVPEGEREEIRQIFINKGFNGEVLETIVDTICEDRKLWVDTMLAEEHGVNDQAHINPLASAGATFLAFLVVGAVPLLPFLTSALTLSQQFALSTLLAALMFFLIGMLKSLVFNLPYLWSGLRTLGMGGAAASLAYVSGYLLRELFGLSGV; from the coding sequence AATGAAGAGCTACTTCGTTCACATCAACCGGAGATGATACGCAAGCGTCTGGCAAAGCCGCCGGAGTCTCAGAATATCTCCGATGCAGTTCTGGGGGGGATCGACGGATGCGTCACGACTTTTGCGGTGGTCTCGGCAGCCGCGGGAGCCGGATTACCGGCATCCGTGGCGGTGATCCTGGGGATCGCCAATTTGCTTGCCGACGGGTTCAGCATGGCGGTCAGCACGTATGAATCCCACCGGGCAGAGCAGGACTACGCCCAGAGCTTGCGGGATATGGAGGAAGCGCATATCGATTTGGTGCCGGAGGGTGAACGGGAAGAGATCCGCCAGATCTTCATCAACAAAGGGTTCAATGGCGAGGTGTTGGAGACCATTGTCGACACGATTTGTGAAGATCGCAAATTGTGGGTGGATACCATGCTGGCAGAAGAGCACGGGGTAAATGATCAGGCGCATATCAATCCGCTGGCGTCTGCCGGAGCAACCTTCCTGGCTTTTCTGGTGGTCGGGGCCGTGCCGTTGTTGCCTTTCTTGACCAGTGCGCTGACTTTATCTCAGCAATTTGCCTTGAGCACCTTGCTGGCGGCTTTGATGTTCTTTCTGATCGGGATGCTCAAAAGCCTGGTGTTTAATTTGCCTTATTTATGGTCCGGGCTGCGGACGCTCGGCATGGGCGGCGCGGCAGCCAGTCTGGCCTATGTGTCCGGCTACTTGCTGCGGGAGCTGTTTGGCTTATCGGGGGTATAG
- a CDS encoding LysE family translocator — protein MELHTLLLFALASLTLNLIPGPDVIYILSNTMKGKASAGTQAALGLGVGYLFHTVAAVFGLSALILSSAYAFLVVKYLGAAYLLYLGICALRSFARGESKLALDESQSGTQNIFRQGVIVSILNPKVAMFFLSFLPQFIDTSLASSPTHQLLILGVVFCGLATLCNAAYATLGSWVLNSPQASRFSRAIEGVSGVLLIGLAAKIAFSKNNAA, from the coding sequence ATGGAATTACACACCTTATTACTTTTTGCACTGGCTTCGCTGACCCTGAATCTGATCCCGGGGCCGGATGTCATCTACATTTTATCGAATACCATGAAAGGGAAAGCCTCGGCCGGAACTCAGGCTGCGCTGGGGCTGGGCGTGGGTTATCTGTTTCATACCGTGGCGGCGGTCTTCGGTCTGTCGGCGCTGATCCTCAGTTCAGCGTATGCATTTCTGGTGGTGAAATACCTGGGTGCGGCTTACCTGTTGTATCTGGGGATCTGTGCGCTGCGAAGTTTTGCCCGTGGCGAATCGAAGCTGGCGCTGGATGAGAGCCAGAGCGGGACGCAGAATATTTTCCGCCAGGGGGTGATTGTCAGTATCCTGAACCCGAAGGTGGCGATGTTTTTCTTATCGTTCCTGCCGCAGTTTATCGATACCTCCCTGGCGTCGTCACCGACCCATCAGTTGCTGATCCTGGGCGTGGTGTTCTGTGGCCTGGCCACCTTGTGTAATGCCGCATACGCAACGCTGGGAAGCTGGGTTCTGAACAGCCCGCAGGCCTCACGGTTTAGCCGTGCTATCGAAGGGGTGTCCGGGGTGCTGTTAATCGGCCTGGCGGCAAAAATTGCGTTCAGTAAAAACAATGCCGCTTAA